A stretch of the Vitis riparia cultivar Riparia Gloire de Montpellier isolate 1030 chromosome 13, EGFV_Vit.rip_1.0, whole genome shotgun sequence genome encodes the following:
- the LOC117927587 gene encoding protein SMAX1-LIKE 3-like isoform X1, which translates to MRAGVCSVQQVLTADAASMVKQAVTLARRRGHAQVTPLHVASVMLASSSGLLRTACLRSHSHPLQCKALELCFNVALNRLPASSSSPLLAPHSSHPSLSNALVAAFKRAQAHQRRASIENQQQPILALKVEIEQLIISILHDPSVSRVMREAGFSSTQLRTNIEQAVSLDVCSQSPAVSSLSKESNNPPLILGTNVSQSSTFIQFGVTLNNPFDEAQEEDVKSLLDAFTSKRRRNTVVVGETLASAEGVVRGLMNKFERGDVPGDLRYVQFISLPLFSLKNLSKEEVEQKLVKLNCLLKSYVCRGVVLYLGDLKWVSEFESNYGERRNYCSPVEHVIMELGRMMCGIGDRGRMWLLGTSTFQTYMRCKAGHPSLETIWELHPLTIPVGSLGLGLNLDSNLQGRFQSKASGDGTSWSLLQSGDKHLTCSTNCSDNFDKESQSIACSFRNGESTTTITTSTSSSLPSWLQKEKRRKIMDDQECVQVRDLCNKWNSFCSSVHKKAHSTEKALNFSSPSPSSTSISSYDQCSPNLLQNHLSWPVIIEPKPPLKEHQFWISENVDEGLEPKFSMHIAERNFPIPDLLSNPNSSPNSASSSEAIEDGEGLCGFKELNAENLRILCNALERRVPWQKDIIPEIASTILECRSGILRGKNKLKQREDKEETWLLFLGVDFQGKEKIAREIAKLVFGSQSKFISIGLSSLGSTRADSTEDFLSKQARDEPVGSYLEKFAEAVHENPHRVFFIEDVEQLDYSSQMGIKRGIESGRIQIAGGEAFPLEDAIIIFSCESFSSVSRASSPPPMGLKSEENEEKDRDNELEKRSPCVSLDLNLSAEDNQEYGQNSVADTGVLDSVDRQFIFKIQEL; encoded by the exons ATGAGAGCAGGAGTTTGCAGTGTACAGCAGGTTCTAACTGCTGATGCAGCAAGCATGGTCAAACAAGCAGTTACCCTTGCTAGGCGGCGAGGTCATGCCCAAGTTACTCCTCTTCATGTGGCCAGTGTCATGCTTGCTTCCTCCTCTGGTCTTCTCCGCACTGCTTGCCTACGATCCCACTCTCATCCCCTGCAGTGCAAGGCTCTGGAGCTCTGCTTCAATGTGGCGCTCAACCGCCTCCCTGCCTCCTCATCAAGCCCCCTATTAGCTCCTCATTCCTCTCACCCTTCCTTGTCCAATGCCTTGGTTGCAGCCTTCAAGCGTGCACAGGCTCACCAACGCCGTGCCTCCATCGAAAACCAGCAACAACCCATTCTAGCTCTCAAAGTAGAGATAGAACAGCTCATAATCTCCATCCTACATGACCCAAGTGTTAGTAGAGTCATGAGAGAGGCTGGTTTCTCTAGTACCCAATTGAGAACCAACATAGAACAAGCTGTCTCTTTGGATGTTTGTTCTCAAAGCCCTGCTGTGAGTAGCCTTTCTAAGGAAAGTAACAACCCTCCTCTAATACTCGGTACTAATGTGTCCCAATCTTCAACATTTATTCAGTTTGGAGTAACTCTGAACAATCCATTTGACGAAGCTCAGGAAGAAGATGTAAAGAGTCTTTTGGACGCATTTACAAGCAAAAGAAGGAGAAACACTGTTGTTGTAGGAGAGACTCTGGCCAGTGCTGAGGGTGTAGTTAGAGGGCTGATGAACAAGTTTGAGAGAGGAGATGTCCCTGGAGATCTGAGGTATGTGCAGTTTATAAGCCTTCCTCTCTTCTCTTTAAAGAATCTCTCCAAGGAGGAGGTTGAACAGAAGCTTGTGAAGCTGAATTGCCTTCTGAAAAGCTATGTGTGTAGAGGGGTGGTTTTGTATTTGGGTGATCTCAAATGGGTCTCTGAGTTTGAGTCAAATTATGGTGAGAGGAGAAACTACTGCTCTCCTGTGGAGCACGTAATCATGGAGCTCGGAAGAATGATGTGTGGAATTGGGGATAGAGGACGAATGTGGCTTTTGGGGACTTCAACCTTCCAAACTTACATGAGATGCAAAGCAGGCCATCCTTCTTTGGAGACTATTTGGGAACTTCATCCTCTTACTATTCCTGTTGGCAGCTTGGGCCTCGGTCTCAATCTTGACAG CAATTTGCAGGGCCGGTTCCAAAGTAAGGCATCTGGAGATGGGACTTCTTGGTCACTTCTTCAAAGTGGAGATAAGCACCTTACTTGCAGCACAAATTGCTCTGATAATTTTGACAAAGAATCTCAAAGTATAGCATGCAGTTTTCGCAATGGCGAgtccaccaccaccatcaccactTCCACCAGCTCAAGCTTGCCTTCATGGctccaaaaagagaaaagaagaaagatcaTGGACGATCAG GAATGTGTCCAAGTCAGAGATCTCTGCAACAAATGGAACTCGTTTTGCAGCTCAGTCCACAAAAAGGCCCACAGTACTGAGAAAGCCCTGAATTTTTCTTCACCATCTCCTTCCTCCACTTCCATCTCCTCCTATGACCAATGCAGCCCTAATCTGCTACAGAACCACCTAAGTTGGCCAGTCATCATTGAGCCGAAACCACCTCTGAAAGAACACCAGTTCTGGATATCTGAAAATGTTGATGAAGGCCTTGAACCCAAGTTCAGTATGCACATAGCAGAGAGAAATTTTCCAATACCAGATCTTTTATCAAATCCTAACTCTTCCCCTAATTCAGCTTCTTCTAGTGAGGCAATAGAGGATGGAGAGGGTCTTTGTGGTTTCAAAGAGCTTAATGCGGAGAATCTGAGAATCTTATGCAATGCATTGGAGAGAAGGGTTCCATGGCAGAAGGATATCATTCCTGAAATAGCAAGCACCATTCTTGAATGCAGGTCAGGAATACTGAGAGGAAAAAACAAGTTGAAGCAGAGGGAGGACAAGGAAGAAACTTGGCTGCTCTTCTTAGGAGTTGACTTTCAAGGCAAAGAGAAGATTGCAAGGGAGATAGCTAAGCTTGTTTTTGGCTCTCAGAGCAAGTTCATCTCAATTGGTCTGAGCAGTTTAGGATCAACAAGAGCTGATTCCACCGAGGATTTCCTAAGCAAACAAGCAAGAGACGAGCCTGTTGGTAGTTATCTTGAGAAATTCGCTGAAGCAGTGCATGAGAATCCTCACAGAGTGTTCTTCATAGAAGATGTGGAGCAACTAGATTACTCTTCTCAAATGGGGATTAAGAGAGGAATTGAGAGTGGAAGAATACAAATTGCTGGAGGTGAAGCATTTCCTCTTGAGGATGCCATCATCATATTCAGTTGTGAAAGCTTCAGCTCAGTATCAAGAGCCAGCTCTCCTCCACCCATGGGGCTAAAATCTGAAGAGAATGAGGAAAAAGACCGGGATAATGAGTTGGAGAAGAGAAGCCCATGTGTGTCTCTAGATCTGAATCTTTCAGCTGAAGATAATCAAGAATATGGACAAAACTCGGTTGCAGACACTGGGGTTCTGGATTCTGTGGACAGGcagtttattttcaaaattcaagagTTGTGA
- the LOC117927587 gene encoding protein SMAX1-LIKE 3-like isoform X2 — MRAGVCSVQQVLTADAASMVKQAVTLARRRGHAQVTPLHVASVMLASSSGLLRTACLRSHSHPLQCKALELCFNVALNRLPASSSSPLLAPHSSHPSLSNALVAAFKRAQAHQRRASIENQQQPILALKVEIEQLIISILHDPSVSRVMREAGFSSTQLRTNIEQAVSLDVCSQSPAFGVTLNNPFDEAQEEDVKSLLDAFTSKRRRNTVVVGETLASAEGVVRGLMNKFERGDVPGDLRYVQFISLPLFSLKNLSKEEVEQKLVKLNCLLKSYVCRGVVLYLGDLKWVSEFESNYGERRNYCSPVEHVIMELGRMMCGIGDRGRMWLLGTSTFQTYMRCKAGHPSLETIWELHPLTIPVGSLGLGLNLDSNLQGRFQSKASGDGTSWSLLQSGDKHLTCSTNCSDNFDKESQSIACSFRNGESTTTITTSTSSSLPSWLQKEKRRKIMDDQECVQVRDLCNKWNSFCSSVHKKAHSTEKALNFSSPSPSSTSISSYDQCSPNLLQNHLSWPVIIEPKPPLKEHQFWISENVDEGLEPKFSMHIAERNFPIPDLLSNPNSSPNSASSSEAIEDGEGLCGFKELNAENLRILCNALERRVPWQKDIIPEIASTILECRSGILRGKNKLKQREDKEETWLLFLGVDFQGKEKIAREIAKLVFGSQSKFISIGLSSLGSTRADSTEDFLSKQARDEPVGSYLEKFAEAVHENPHRVFFIEDVEQLDYSSQMGIKRGIESGRIQIAGGEAFPLEDAIIIFSCESFSSVSRASSPPPMGLKSEENEEKDRDNELEKRSPCVSLDLNLSAEDNQEYGQNSVADTGVLDSVDRQFIFKIQEL, encoded by the exons ATGAGAGCAGGAGTTTGCAGTGTACAGCAGGTTCTAACTGCTGATGCAGCAAGCATGGTCAAACAAGCAGTTACCCTTGCTAGGCGGCGAGGTCATGCCCAAGTTACTCCTCTTCATGTGGCCAGTGTCATGCTTGCTTCCTCCTCTGGTCTTCTCCGCACTGCTTGCCTACGATCCCACTCTCATCCCCTGCAGTGCAAGGCTCTGGAGCTCTGCTTCAATGTGGCGCTCAACCGCCTCCCTGCCTCCTCATCAAGCCCCCTATTAGCTCCTCATTCCTCTCACCCTTCCTTGTCCAATGCCTTGGTTGCAGCCTTCAAGCGTGCACAGGCTCACCAACGCCGTGCCTCCATCGAAAACCAGCAACAACCCATTCTAGCTCTCAAAGTAGAGATAGAACAGCTCATAATCTCCATCCTACATGACCCAAGTGTTAGTAGAGTCATGAGAGAGGCTGGTTTCTCTAGTACCCAATTGAGAACCAACATAGAACAAGCTGTCTCTTTGGATGTTTGTTCTCAAAGCCCTGCT TTTGGAGTAACTCTGAACAATCCATTTGACGAAGCTCAGGAAGAAGATGTAAAGAGTCTTTTGGACGCATTTACAAGCAAAAGAAGGAGAAACACTGTTGTTGTAGGAGAGACTCTGGCCAGTGCTGAGGGTGTAGTTAGAGGGCTGATGAACAAGTTTGAGAGAGGAGATGTCCCTGGAGATCTGAGGTATGTGCAGTTTATAAGCCTTCCTCTCTTCTCTTTAAAGAATCTCTCCAAGGAGGAGGTTGAACAGAAGCTTGTGAAGCTGAATTGCCTTCTGAAAAGCTATGTGTGTAGAGGGGTGGTTTTGTATTTGGGTGATCTCAAATGGGTCTCTGAGTTTGAGTCAAATTATGGTGAGAGGAGAAACTACTGCTCTCCTGTGGAGCACGTAATCATGGAGCTCGGAAGAATGATGTGTGGAATTGGGGATAGAGGACGAATGTGGCTTTTGGGGACTTCAACCTTCCAAACTTACATGAGATGCAAAGCAGGCCATCCTTCTTTGGAGACTATTTGGGAACTTCATCCTCTTACTATTCCTGTTGGCAGCTTGGGCCTCGGTCTCAATCTTGACAG CAATTTGCAGGGCCGGTTCCAAAGTAAGGCATCTGGAGATGGGACTTCTTGGTCACTTCTTCAAAGTGGAGATAAGCACCTTACTTGCAGCACAAATTGCTCTGATAATTTTGACAAAGAATCTCAAAGTATAGCATGCAGTTTTCGCAATGGCGAgtccaccaccaccatcaccactTCCACCAGCTCAAGCTTGCCTTCATGGctccaaaaagagaaaagaagaaagatcaTGGACGATCAG GAATGTGTCCAAGTCAGAGATCTCTGCAACAAATGGAACTCGTTTTGCAGCTCAGTCCACAAAAAGGCCCACAGTACTGAGAAAGCCCTGAATTTTTCTTCACCATCTCCTTCCTCCACTTCCATCTCCTCCTATGACCAATGCAGCCCTAATCTGCTACAGAACCACCTAAGTTGGCCAGTCATCATTGAGCCGAAACCACCTCTGAAAGAACACCAGTTCTGGATATCTGAAAATGTTGATGAAGGCCTTGAACCCAAGTTCAGTATGCACATAGCAGAGAGAAATTTTCCAATACCAGATCTTTTATCAAATCCTAACTCTTCCCCTAATTCAGCTTCTTCTAGTGAGGCAATAGAGGATGGAGAGGGTCTTTGTGGTTTCAAAGAGCTTAATGCGGAGAATCTGAGAATCTTATGCAATGCATTGGAGAGAAGGGTTCCATGGCAGAAGGATATCATTCCTGAAATAGCAAGCACCATTCTTGAATGCAGGTCAGGAATACTGAGAGGAAAAAACAAGTTGAAGCAGAGGGAGGACAAGGAAGAAACTTGGCTGCTCTTCTTAGGAGTTGACTTTCAAGGCAAAGAGAAGATTGCAAGGGAGATAGCTAAGCTTGTTTTTGGCTCTCAGAGCAAGTTCATCTCAATTGGTCTGAGCAGTTTAGGATCAACAAGAGCTGATTCCACCGAGGATTTCCTAAGCAAACAAGCAAGAGACGAGCCTGTTGGTAGTTATCTTGAGAAATTCGCTGAAGCAGTGCATGAGAATCCTCACAGAGTGTTCTTCATAGAAGATGTGGAGCAACTAGATTACTCTTCTCAAATGGGGATTAAGAGAGGAATTGAGAGTGGAAGAATACAAATTGCTGGAGGTGAAGCATTTCCTCTTGAGGATGCCATCATCATATTCAGTTGTGAAAGCTTCAGCTCAGTATCAAGAGCCAGCTCTCCTCCACCCATGGGGCTAAAATCTGAAGAGAATGAGGAAAAAGACCGGGATAATGAGTTGGAGAAGAGAAGCCCATGTGTGTCTCTAGATCTGAATCTTTCAGCTGAAGATAATCAAGAATATGGACAAAACTCGGTTGCAGACACTGGGGTTCTGGATTCTGTGGACAGGcagtttattttcaaaattcaagagTTGTGA